The following proteins come from a genomic window of Heyndrickxia acidicola:
- a CDS encoding DMT family transporter encodes MKSTLLGSIYLALAASIWGGMYVVVKIVVSVIPPLELVWMRYLVAIVTLIMIGFVTRQNWRIHKRHFLLIIAIGIIGNAISIVTQETGTMLTSAEMGAIITSSTPAFMVIFARLLLKERLTLKKGLSVCLATIGVFLIVGVGHLGLSSKLGGISLIVAALTWALMSVLVKRVPSDYSQIVVTTYSILVALIVLTPFVLPHLYTIDIFQLRQPAIWGGVLYLGIISTAGGFLLWNRGLQMLNASSGGLFFFFQPVVGALLGWLILGENIGITFWIGSILILVGVLFVIIEKK; translated from the coding sequence ATGAAAAGCACCTTATTAGGTTCTATCTATTTAGCCTTAGCCGCCAGTATTTGGGGCGGTATGTATGTTGTTGTTAAGATTGTGGTATCAGTGATTCCTCCACTGGAGCTTGTGTGGATGCGCTATTTAGTCGCTATTGTCACACTTATAATGATTGGATTCGTAACCCGACAAAATTGGAGAATCCATAAACGACATTTCTTACTTATCATAGCCATCGGAATCATTGGTAACGCTATTTCAATTGTTACACAGGAAACTGGCACAATGCTAACTTCCGCCGAAATGGGCGCTATTATAACTTCTTCAACCCCAGCATTTATGGTTATATTCGCCCGGCTGCTCCTAAAAGAACGATTGACATTAAAAAAAGGGCTTTCCGTTTGCTTAGCAACCATCGGCGTTTTTCTCATTGTCGGAGTAGGTCACTTAGGTTTGTCCAGCAAACTAGGGGGGATTTCACTGATTGTTGCTGCTTTAACATGGGCACTTATGTCAGTACTTGTAAAACGTGTGCCGAGTGACTACTCGCAAATTGTCGTTACGACTTATTCGATTTTGGTAGCCCTGATCGTGTTGACCCCTTTTGTATTGCCACATTTATATACAATTGATATCTTTCAGTTACGTCAACCTGCCATCTGGGGAGGAGTCTTGTATTTGGGCATAATATCCACAGCAGGAGGATTTCTCCTTTGGAATCGTGGATTACAAATGCTTAATGCCTCAAGCGGGGGGTTATTTTTCTTCTTTCAGCCCGTTGTTGGAGCATTACTCGGCTGGCTTATTTTAGGAGAAAATATTGGTATTACATTTTGGATTGGCTCCATTCTAATACTTGTTGGTGTCTTATTCGTTATCATTGAGAAAAAATAG